The following is a genomic window from Miltoncostaea oceani.
CTTCAGGGAGTTCAGGAGCGCCGCGAGCACCACGATGGCGGTGCCGTGCTGGTCGTCGTGGAAGACCGGGATGTCGAGGGTCTCCTTCAGGCGGTCCTCCACCTCGAAGCAGACCGGCGCCGCGATGTCCTCCAGGTTGATCCCGCCCCACGCCGGGGCGATCGCCGTGATCGTCCGGATCAGGACCTCGGGGTCCTTCGAGTCGATGCAGATGGGGTAGGAGTCGACGTCGCCGAACTCCTTGAAGAGCATCGACTTGCCCTCCATCACCGGCATGCCGGCGGCGGCGCCGATGTCGCCGAGGCCGAGGACCGCGGTGCCGTTCGTGATGACGGCGACCATGTTGCGCTTGAGGGTGAAGTCGAAGACCTTCGACCGGTCCTCCGCGATGGCCGCGCAGACGCGGGCGACGCCCGGCATGTAGGCCGTCGAGAGGTCGTCGCGGGTCTCGAGCGGCACCCGGGTCGTCATCTCGATCTTGCCGCCCTGGTGCATCCGGAACGTCCGGTCGAACGACGACAGCACCGTGACCCCGTCGAGGCTCCCGGCGGCGGCGACGATCGCGTCGGCGTGCTCCTGGTCGGAGGCGTTCACCACGATCTCGCGGATCACCGAGTTCACCCCGGTCCCCACGATGTCGATCGCCCCGATGTCCCCGCCGACCTCGCCGATCGCCGTGGTCAACGCGCCGAGGAGGGCCGTCTGCGCGGACTCCGTCTCGACGCGGATGGTGACGCTGTACTGGGCGCTCGGCGTGACGGCCAAGATGACTCCTCGGGAGGTGCGGGGCGGCCCCGGGATCGGGCGGGGCGCCAGCATATCGGGCGCCCCGGGTATCCTGGCCGGGATGCCGGACACCGCCGCCCCGCCCGTTACGGGCCCCCTGCTGCTGATCGACGGCAACAGCCTGGCCTACCGCGCCTTCCACGCCCTCCCCGACACCATCGCGACCGCCGAGGGCTTCCCCACCAACGCCCTCTACGGCCTCGCCGCGATGATGATGAAGATGCTCGCCGAGGAGCGGCCCGCCCGGGTCG
Proteins encoded in this region:
- a CDS encoding NAD-dependent malic enzyme → MAVTPSAQYSVTIRVETESAQTALLGALTTAIGEVGGDIGAIDIVGTGVNSVIREIVVNASDQEHADAIVAAAGSLDGVTVLSSFDRTFRMHQGGKIEMTTRVPLETRDDLSTAYMPGVARVCAAIAEDRSKVFDFTLKRNMVAVITNGTAVLGLGDIGAAAGMPVMEGKSMLFKEFGDVDSYPICIDSKDPEVLIRTITAIAPAWGGINLEDIAAPVCFEVEDRLKETLDIPVFHDDQHGTAIVVLAALLNSLKITGERIENLKVVVSGVGASGVACSKILMNAGVTNIIGCDSKGAIYKGRTENMNFMKDWYAENTNPEGVRGGMTEAIRGANLFLGLSGPGTFSVEQLKTMAKDPIVFAMANPTPEIMPEIAAPYVRVMATGRSDYPNQINNVLAFPGIFKGALACRATQISEGMKVAAAEAIAACISDDELNEDYIIPSVFNRNVAPTVAAKVIEVAQAEGLARRVPTMGEDPYDM